One genomic region from Caballeronia sp. M1242 encodes:
- the cyoC gene encoding cytochrome o ubiquinol oxidase subunit III → MSQSTLSAHDAHEHEHQPSHSVFGFWSYLMTDCVLFASLFATFAMMANQFAGGPTAKDLFNLRDVAIETGLLLTSSLTFGFAMISAHRKQTGGVLAWLFVTFVLGAGFLWLELHEFAHLIAEGAGPQRSAFWSSFFTLVGTHGLHVTLGLVWLVVLALQIMQKPELNERQIRRLACLSLFWHFLDIVWICVFSFVYLASVV, encoded by the coding sequence CACGAACACCAGCCGTCTCACTCGGTGTTCGGCTTCTGGTCCTACCTCATGACCGACTGCGTGCTGTTCGCATCCCTCTTCGCGACCTTCGCGATGATGGCGAACCAGTTCGCGGGCGGCCCCACGGCCAAGGATCTCTTCAACCTGCGCGATGTCGCGATCGAAACCGGCCTGCTGCTTACGAGCAGCCTGACGTTCGGCTTCGCGATGATCTCGGCGCATCGCAAGCAGACGGGCGGCGTGCTCGCCTGGCTCTTCGTCACGTTCGTGCTGGGCGCGGGCTTTCTGTGGCTCGAACTGCACGAGTTCGCCCATCTGATCGCTGAAGGCGCGGGCCCGCAGCGCAGCGCGTTCTGGTCGTCGTTCTTCACGCTCGTCGGCACGCACGGTCTGCACGTCACGCTCGGCCTCGTGTGGCTCGTCGTGCTGGCGCTGCAAATCATGCAGAAGCCGGAGCTGAACGAACGCCAGATCCGCCGGCTCGCCTGCCTCAGCCTTTTCTGGCACTTCCTCGACATCGTCTGGATTTGCGTGTTCTCCTTCGTCTACCTTGCGAGCGTCGTCTAA
- the cyoD gene encoding cytochrome o ubiquinol oxidase subunit IV gives MAHTHITHSDIPHVTVGGYLVGFVLAVVLTVVSFWLVTAGKVSGEQGIVWLAVLAAVQMVVHVVFFLHVNTSKGQRWHALSFAYTILMSLVIVVGTVWVMHNVHMLMMAR, from the coding sequence ATGGCTCATACGCATATAACGCATAGCGATATTCCGCACGTCACCGTGGGCGGATATCTCGTCGGCTTCGTGCTGGCCGTCGTTCTCACGGTGGTTTCGTTCTGGCTCGTCACGGCGGGCAAAGTGTCGGGCGAACAAGGCATCGTGTGGCTGGCGGTGCTGGCCGCCGTTCAGATGGTGGTCCATGTGGTGTTCTTCCTGCACGTGAACACGTCGAAGGGACAACGCTGGCACGCCCTGTCGTTTGCCTACACGATCCTGATGTCGCTTGTGATCGTCGTCGGTACGGTATGGGTCATGCATAACGTCCACATGCTGATGATGGCGCGCTAA
- a CDS encoding 2,4'-dihydroxyacetophenone dioxygenase family protein produces the protein MPAPKPSADAMTPYQFPNPKEAQKEIVIGHAIPTDEREWVPQAENVWFRPLCLNVSTGYWMNLLRVRKSGVLSRHRHPQAVHGMVLKGRWRYLEHDWIATEGSYVFEPPGETHTLYVPEDVEEMITYFQVNGVMFYCDPYGNYTGYEDVFTKVDMCRKHYEAVGLGADFVDQFIR, from the coding sequence ATGCCCGCGCCAAAACCGTCGGCGGACGCAATGACGCCGTACCAATTCCCCAATCCCAAGGAAGCGCAGAAAGAAATCGTGATCGGTCATGCGATACCGACCGACGAGCGCGAATGGGTTCCGCAAGCCGAGAACGTCTGGTTTCGCCCGCTCTGTCTCAACGTGTCCACCGGCTATTGGATGAACCTGCTGCGCGTGCGCAAGTCCGGCGTGCTCTCGCGGCATCGTCATCCGCAGGCTGTTCACGGCATGGTGCTCAAAGGCCGCTGGCGGTATCTGGAGCACGACTGGATCGCGACCGAAGGCAGCTATGTCTTCGAGCCGCCCGGCGAAACGCATACGCTCTACGTGCCGGAAGACGTCGAAGAGATGATCACCTACTTTCAGGTGAACGGCGTGATGTTCTATTGCGATCCGTACGGCAACTACACCGGTTATGAGGACGTGTTCACCAAGGTCGACATGTGCCGCAAGCACTATGAAGCCGTCGGGCTGGGCGCGGATTTCGTCGATCAGTTCATTCGCTAG
- a CDS encoding MFS transporter, producing MQSKSPRIKRIQWIALTFLTLAGIVNYLDRSTLSIANHSVTQELGLSASQMGLLLSAFSFAYAFSQLPIGVMLDRFGARIMLGLGMFVWSVAQLFGGLVTNLHQFLAARIALGIGEAPQFPAGAKVVSEWFAQHERGKPTGIFVTSSTIGPALAPPILTVLLLSFGWRNMFVIMGVLGIAVAIGWYIVYRNRRDIALAPQEIAHLTEGEPAQRAERSMSFAEWRGLFSKATTWGMIFGFMGVIYMVWLYLTWLPAYLEHERHLTIAKTGWIVSIPYLAGTLGMLSSGFIADGLMARGVAPIRSRKWPICTGLIGAALFTVPAAFTPNLALAITYLSAAMFFVNMASGAAWALVSVAAPRHMVASLGSIQNFGGYFGGSFAPFITGLVVDKTHSFVNAFLISAGVAFAAALVYMFVVRVPIQDSEQPASAVPAV from the coding sequence ATGCAGAGCAAATCGCCACGCATCAAGCGCATTCAATGGATCGCGCTCACGTTCCTCACGCTCGCGGGGATCGTGAATTATCTGGACCGCAGCACGCTGTCCATCGCCAATCATTCGGTCACGCAGGAGCTGGGGCTCTCCGCATCGCAGATGGGCCTGCTGCTCTCCGCGTTCTCATTCGCGTATGCGTTCTCGCAATTGCCCATCGGCGTGATGCTCGACCGCTTCGGCGCGCGCATCATGCTCGGTCTCGGCATGTTCGTCTGGTCCGTCGCGCAGTTGTTCGGCGGCCTCGTCACCAACCTGCATCAGTTCCTCGCGGCGCGCATCGCGCTCGGCATCGGCGAGGCGCCGCAGTTTCCGGCCGGCGCGAAGGTCGTCTCCGAGTGGTTCGCGCAACACGAACGCGGCAAGCCGACCGGCATCTTCGTCACGTCCTCGACCATTGGCCCCGCGCTCGCGCCGCCGATTCTGACCGTGCTGCTGCTCAGCTTCGGCTGGCGCAACATGTTCGTCATCATGGGCGTGCTGGGCATTGCGGTGGCGATCGGCTGGTACATCGTGTATCGCAACCGGCGAGACATTGCGCTCGCGCCGCAGGAAATCGCGCACTTGACCGAAGGCGAGCCCGCGCAGCGCGCGGAACGCAGCATGAGCTTCGCGGAATGGCGCGGCCTCTTCAGCAAAGCGACCACGTGGGGCATGATTTTCGGCTTCATGGGCGTGATCTACATGGTGTGGCTGTATCTGACATGGCTGCCCGCGTATCTCGAACACGAGCGGCACCTGACCATCGCGAAGACCGGCTGGATCGTGTCGATTCCGTATCTGGCGGGCACGCTCGGCATGCTGTCGTCGGGCTTTATCGCCGATGGACTGATGGCGCGCGGCGTCGCACCGATCCGCAGCCGCAAGTGGCCGATCTGCACCGGTCTCATCGGCGCGGCGCTGTTCACGGTTCCGGCCGCGTTCACGCCGAACCTCGCGCTCGCGATCACGTATCTCTCGGCGGCGATGTTCTTCGTCAACATGGCGAGCGGCGCGGCGTGGGCACTCGTCTCGGTGGCGGCACCCCGTCACATGGTGGCGTCGCTCGGCAGCATTCAGAACTTCGGCGGCTATTTCGGCGGCTCGTTTGCGCCGTTCATCACGGGCCTCGTCGTCGACAAGACGCATTCGTTCGTCAACGCGTTCCTGATCAGCGCGGGCGTGGCGTTCGCGGCGGCGCTCGTTTATATGTTCGTCGTCCGCGTGCCGATTCAGGATTCCGAGCAGCCGGCGTCTGCCGTGCCCGCCGTTTGA